In Nitratireductor basaltis, the following are encoded in one genomic region:
- a CDS encoding lysophospholipid acyltransferase family protein: protein MMEALGLYARLVLVALYTLPLMPVQRLALRFGWPDERIIPRLWHRMTLWVLGIRVRKFGKPALNGPLMMAANHVSWTDIVVLGSISGVHFIAKSDMASWPILGTFARMQRSVFVERERKRSSSEQAQEIAERLSGGDPMVLFAEGTTGDGNGVLPFKTTLFGAAQLALQKLDDQHVTIQPVALAYTKSHGMNLNRRERAQISWIGDLDLWPHLKTVLKARPLEVEVRFGEPLSFAGAGDRKTVAREAERQVRAMLRQALRGRDTAQH, encoded by the coding sequence ATGATGGAAGCTTTGGGCCTTTATGCGCGGCTTGTGCTGGTTGCGCTCTACACTCTGCCGCTCATGCCGGTGCAAAGGCTGGCGCTCAGATTTGGGTGGCCGGATGAACGGATCATCCCGCGCCTGTGGCACCGGATGACGCTTTGGGTGCTGGGCATACGGGTGCGCAAATTTGGCAAACCGGCGCTGAACGGCCCGCTGATGATGGCAGCCAACCATGTTTCCTGGACCGATATCGTCGTGCTCGGCTCCATTTCCGGCGTGCATTTCATCGCCAAATCGGACATGGCCTCCTGGCCCATCCTTGGCACTTTCGCACGCATGCAACGTTCTGTCTTCGTTGAGCGGGAGCGCAAGCGTTCCTCTTCAGAACAGGCGCAGGAAATCGCCGAACGCCTCTCGGGTGGTGATCCGATGGTGCTTTTCGCAGAAGGCACGACTGGTGACGGCAATGGGGTCCTGCCCTTCAAGACGACACTTTTCGGTGCAGCCCAACTTGCACTGCAAAAGCTCGACGACCAGCATGTGACCATACAGCCCGTCGCCCTCGCCTACACCAAAAGCCACGGGATGAATCTCAACCGCCGTGAGCGCGCCCAGATCTCCTGGATCGGCGATCTTGATCTCTGGCCGCATCTGAAGACCGTGCTCAAGGCGCGACCGCTGGAAGTCGAGGTTCGTTTCGGTGAACCTTTGAGCTTTGCCGGAGCAGGTGATCGCAAGACCGTTGCTCGTGAAGCCGAACGGCAGGTACGTGCAATGCTCAGGCAGGCGCTGCGCGGTCGTGACACCGCGCAACACTAG
- a CDS encoding LysR family transcriptional regulator: MDRHELAALLVLKAVADAGSFTRAAKRLNRAQSGVSQTISELEQRLGVPLVARTTRSLRLTDAGQALLDEAGPALERIEHSLKQIRNAAHEPAGRLRITALEHPAKVILIPAIAELRRRHPSIKVDLHVSDRKVDIVEGKFDAGVRFSDHMEKDMTAIPISEDIKACVVGSPAYVERMGLPTELRELLSHDCIGYRLPTHGERYRWLFNRDGKPVEVDVDGSLTVNGTAALVEAARAGLGLAYVFEPLVRAEITAGSLIPCLQHFMPKWGGYKLYYPHRRQKSAALHAFVEVLREQRKQAEQKPSVF, encoded by the coding sequence ATGGACCGCCACGAACTTGCCGCTCTGCTGGTGCTGAAAGCGGTGGCTGATGCCGGCAGCTTCACGCGGGCAGCCAAGCGCCTCAACCGGGCCCAATCCGGCGTGAGCCAGACAATCAGCGAGCTCGAACAGCGGCTGGGTGTTCCACTTGTCGCGCGCACCACGCGCAGCCTTCGTCTGACCGATGCGGGCCAAGCCCTGCTTGATGAGGCGGGACCGGCCCTCGAGAGGATCGAGCACAGCCTGAAACAGATCCGTAACGCGGCGCATGAGCCTGCCGGGCGCCTTCGGATCACGGCACTTGAGCATCCTGCCAAAGTCATCCTCATTCCAGCCATCGCCGAACTGCGCAGACGCCACCCATCCATAAAGGTCGATCTGCATGTGAGTGACAGGAAGGTCGATATCGTCGAAGGAAAATTCGATGCAGGCGTACGTTTCTCCGACCATATGGAGAAGGACATGACGGCGATCCCGATTAGCGAGGACATCAAGGCCTGCGTGGTCGGATCACCTGCATATGTCGAGCGGATGGGTCTGCCAACGGAACTGCGGGAGCTGCTCTCGCATGACTGCATCGGCTACCGCCTTCCAACCCACGGCGAGCGATACCGCTGGCTGTTTAATCGCGACGGCAAGCCGGTTGAAGTGGATGTGGACGGTTCATTGACGGTGAATGGAACCGCCGCGCTTGTGGAAGCCGCACGGGCGGGCCTCGGCCTAGCCTATGTCTTCGAGCCATTGGTGCGCGCGGAGATCACCGCGGGGAGCCTCATCCCATGCCTGCAGCACTTCATGCCGAAATGGGGTGGATACAAGCTCTACTATCCACACAGGCGGCAAAAGTCGGCCGCGCTTCACGCATTTGTGGAGGTGCTGCGTGAACAGAGAAAGCAGGCAGAGCAAAAACCGTCTGTTTTTTGA
- the rimI gene encoding ribosomal protein S18-alanine N-acetyltransferase, with protein sequence MLSFGGFRRRSFIIRALERDDCARVSELHEESFARPWSEDEFDALVTQSTVFGYVAVPEGRLKAKAEGFVLARLAAGEAEILTISVSRSCRRRGLGRDLMDATLRHLHHERAEALFLEVDENNVAALALYRRLGFQKVGERPDYYGEGQARRSNALVMRRDLHPRQG encoded by the coding sequence GTGCTTTCCTTTGGCGGTTTTCGCAGACGCAGCTTCATCATCCGCGCCCTGGAGCGCGACGATTGCGCGCGTGTGTCGGAACTTCACGAGGAGAGTTTTGCGCGTCCGTGGTCGGAAGACGAGTTCGATGCACTTGTTACCCAATCCACCGTGTTCGGCTATGTCGCCGTACCCGAAGGTCGCCTAAAGGCGAAGGCGGAAGGTTTCGTGCTGGCGCGTCTTGCCGCCGGCGAAGCGGAAATTTTGACGATCTCGGTTTCGCGGTCGTGCCGCCGCAGAGGTCTTGGTCGCGATCTGATGGACGCGACCTTGCGTCACCTCCATCATGAGCGCGCCGAAGCGCTGTTCCTTGAGGTCGACGAGAACAATGTCGCGGCGCTCGCGCTCTATCGCCGTCTCGGTTTCCAGAAAGTGGGCGAACGGCCCGACTACTATGGCGAAGGTCAGGCGCGGCGAAGCAATGCGTTGGTGATGCGCCGGGATCTTCATCCAAGGCAGGGATGA
- a CDS encoding PhoH family protein, with amino-acid sequence MAHIVLTFDDNKLAGTLYGPFDENLARIEQKLGVDVSSKGNQVAIKGEPIAAEQARRALDYLYELVQGGTELTPSEVDGALRLSLAADDQLSLPTLERKGKLAAAQISTRKRTVYARSANQDAYMRALERAELVFGIGPAGTGKTFLAVAYAAMLLERGIVDRIILSRPAVEAGERLGFLPGDMREKVDPYLRPLYDALYDMIPADKVERALAADVIEIAPLAFMRGRTLGNAVVILDEAQNTTPMQMKMFLTRLGENGRMIITGDPSQIDLPPNTKSGLVEALNVLRDVPGIVTVKFNQKDVVRHPLVAAIVEAYDRKAPETNG; translated from the coding sequence ATGGCCCATATCGTCCTGACTTTCGATGACAACAAGCTCGCGGGCACGCTCTACGGCCCGTTTGACGAAAACCTGGCGCGCATCGAGCAGAAGCTCGGCGTCGATGTTTCCTCCAAGGGCAACCAGGTCGCCATCAAGGGCGAGCCAATCGCCGCCGAACAGGCCCGCCGAGCGCTCGATTATCTCTACGAACTCGTCCAGGGCGGCACTGAACTCACCCCGTCGGAAGTGGATGGCGCATTGCGTCTGTCGCTTGCAGCCGACGATCAGTTGAGCCTTCCAACCCTGGAGCGCAAGGGCAAGCTTGCTGCAGCGCAGATTTCCACGCGCAAGCGCACCGTCTATGCACGATCGGCCAATCAGGACGCCTATATGCGCGCGCTGGAACGGGCCGAGCTCGTCTTCGGCATCGGGCCTGCGGGCACCGGCAAGACCTTTCTGGCCGTGGCCTATGCCGCCATGCTTCTGGAACGCGGCATCGTGGATCGCATCATTCTTTCGCGGCCAGCCGTCGAGGCTGGTGAACGCCTGGGCTTTCTGCCAGGTGACATGCGCGAGAAGGTCGACCCCTATCTGCGCCCGCTTTATGACGCGCTTTACGACATGATCCCCGCCGACAAGGTGGAGCGCGCGCTTGCTGCCGATGTCATCGAGATCGCGCCGCTTGCCTTCATGCGTGGCCGCACGCTTGGCAATGCCGTTGTCATCCTCGACGAGGCGCAGAACACGACGCCGATGCAAATGAAGATGTTCCTCACCCGTCTGGGCGAGAACGGGCGCATGATCATCACTGGTGATCCAAGCCAGATCGACTTGCCGCCGAACACGAAGTCAGGGCTCGTCGAGGCGCTCAACGTGCTGCGCGATGTTCCCGGTATCGTGACGGTGAAGTTCAATCAGAAAGACGTGGTGCGCCACCCACTGGTGGCTGCCATCGTCGAAGCCTATGACCGCAAGGCTCCGGAGACCAATGGCTGA
- a CDS encoding helix-turn-helix domain-containing protein: MDKNNKKKPNPIDVHVGSRIRLRRNMLGISQEKLGESLGITFQQIQKYEKGTNRVGASRLQAIASILSSPVSFFFEGAPGEDGQPAPGMAEDGASYVTDFLNSSEGIQLNRAYVKISDPKLRRKVLDLVKALADAEE, translated from the coding sequence ATGGACAAGAACAACAAGAAGAAACCTAACCCGATCGACGTGCATGTCGGCAGCCGCATAAGGCTGCGGCGCAATATGCTTGGGATAAGCCAGGAGAAGCTTGGCGAAAGCCTGGGAATTACATTCCAGCAAATCCAGAAATACGAAAAGGGTACGAATCGCGTGGGTGCCAGCCGCCTTCAGGCGATCGCCTCCATCCTCAGCTCACCGGTATCCTTCTTCTTCGAAGGCGCACCGGGCGAAGATGGTCAGCCGGCTCCAGGCATGGCAGAGGACGGTGCATCCTATGTAACCGACTTCCTCAACAGCTCCGAGGGCATCCAGCTCAATCGGGCTTATGTAAAGATTTCCGATCCGAAGCTGCGCCGCAAGGTTCTCGATTTGGTGAAGGCGCTTGCCGACGCCGAGGAATAG
- the lnt gene encoding apolipoprotein N-acyltransferase — protein sequence METLADRVILLSGLKRWLLTITSGAALALTLAPFDFPAVGFVSFALLVWVLDGIAAEKSRLPALSAFFATGFWFSFGYSLASTWWLAIGMLQGGPDLAWAFPLALLLYPAICGVFYGLGAAFAGIIWTEGVGRLAALAFSLAAADWLRSALLPGFAFNPLAMTAMPAPVLMQSASLIGMAGMAALAVFVFSAPATLGHGKHATSSIGLAIALLAAHLGFGIFALDQAHPDDPATAARIVQTASSIDKIINNADYNLNVLISAQRQFKSTSDKSTVILWPGISLPTVLTQNPAILEKIASSVNNREVLVTGTFRTEEGDTPRLYKSVAVVNHNGEIVGASDKKTLLPIIERNFFSAWLQKKDEPNEADNRPSFTAGGPRQTLPLSTNVKALSLFDTEILLFRRVLEQVKDADVILHLSNPAGRSTKLGTYQELRYAQATAALTGTPILRASNSGLSAAIDGNGRILESIAIGTTGVIDLPALPKRAKRILIGQNEVREAIFLAFLGVFALVAWIVGRTN from the coding sequence ATGGAAACTCTCGCCGATCGCGTAATTCTTCTGTCGGGGCTGAAGCGCTGGCTCCTGACGATCACCAGCGGTGCCGCATTGGCGCTGACACTTGCGCCCTTCGACTTTCCCGCAGTCGGCTTTGTTTCGTTCGCGCTTCTGGTCTGGGTGCTCGATGGCATCGCGGCTGAAAAGAGCCGGCTCCCGGCACTGAGCGCCTTTTTCGCAACCGGCTTCTGGTTTTCCTTTGGATATTCCCTCGCCTCCACATGGTGGCTTGCAATAGGAATGTTGCAAGGCGGCCCCGACCTCGCCTGGGCATTTCCTCTGGCCCTTCTTCTTTATCCGGCAATTTGCGGCGTCTTCTATGGTCTGGGCGCCGCGTTTGCCGGCATCATCTGGACGGAGGGTGTCGGCCGTCTTGCCGCCCTCGCCTTCTCACTTGCGGCTGCTGACTGGCTGCGCTCGGCACTGCTGCCGGGCTTTGCCTTCAATCCATTGGCCATGACAGCCATGCCTGCGCCCGTGCTCATGCAGTCTGCGAGCCTTATCGGAATGGCAGGAATGGCTGCGCTGGCCGTCTTCGTGTTTTCCGCCCCCGCAACGCTCGGACACGGAAAGCACGCGACTAGTTCAATCGGTCTAGCAATCGCGCTTTTGGCAGCCCATCTGGGATTTGGCATATTCGCGCTCGATCAGGCACATCCTGACGATCCGGCAACAGCAGCGCGCATCGTGCAAACAGCATCCTCAATAGATAAAATTATAAATAATGCAGACTATAATCTGAATGTTCTTATTTCTGCTCAAAGACAGTTCAAATCGACTAGCGACAAATCGACTGTAATCTTGTGGCCTGGCATTTCTCTGCCGACCGTTCTTACGCAAAACCCTGCAATTCTCGAAAAGATAGCTTCTTCTGTGAATAATCGCGAAGTTCTAGTCACTGGAACCTTTCGCACCGAAGAGGGTGATACACCGCGTCTATACAAATCGGTGGCTGTAGTTAATCACAACGGTGAGATTGTAGGGGCATCCGACAAGAAAACCCTTCTTCCAATCATCGAGCGAAATTTTTTCTCCGCATGGTTGCAGAAAAAAGATGAACCAAATGAAGCGGATAACCGGCCGAGCTTTACTGCCGGCGGGCCGCGACAAACACTCCCCTTGTCAACAAACGTGAAGGCTCTATCTTTGTTTGACACGGAAATTCTGCTTTTCAGGCGGGTTCTCGAGCAGGTGAAAGATGCGGACGTCATCCTTCACCTCTCCAACCCCGCGGGCAGAAGCACCAAACTGGGTACATATCAGGAGTTGCGTTACGCGCAGGCAACCGCAGCCCTGACCGGCACTCCGATCCTTCGCGCCAGCAACTCAGGGCTGTCGGCTGCGATAGACGGAAACGGGCGCATTCTGGAGTCAATCGCAATCGGAACAACAGGCGTAATCGACTTGCCTGCACTGCCGAAGCGTGCAAAAAGAATACTTATTGGGCAAAACGAAGTTCGTGAGGCTATTTTTCTCGCATTTCTTGGTGTTTTCGCCCTTGTAGCTTGGATCGTTGGTCGCACGAATTGA
- the tsaB gene encoding tRNA (adenosine(37)-N6)-threonylcarbamoyltransferase complex dimerization subunit type 1 TsaB, with product MNILAIDTAANLCAACVYDRAAGEVKSRVVLDIGKGHAEHVMDVVERALQESGLSYPQIKAVAVNSGPGSFTGVRVGISAARGIGLAHDRQTCGVNALDALAFEAREKYPGRSILVATGNRDESLACLGVDGTSEFPFVNYELLSADEAREKLERDTILVGDGGCRIARALGRDCDFDSATADITSFARLAAKAQGTIPAVPLYLRDPDAKPQSEFALAIRGI from the coding sequence ATGAATATTCTTGCCATCGACACTGCCGCCAATCTCTGTGCCGCCTGCGTCTATGATCGCGCCGCAGGCGAGGTCAAAAGCCGGGTGGTGCTCGATATCGGCAAGGGGCATGCGGAACATGTGATGGATGTGGTGGAGCGCGCCCTGCAGGAAAGCGGGCTCTCCTATCCCCAGATCAAGGCCGTGGCCGTAAATTCCGGCCCCGGCTCCTTCACCGGCGTGCGTGTCGGCATTTCCGCCGCGCGCGGGATCGGCTTGGCGCATGACCGCCAGACCTGCGGCGTGAACGCGCTTGATGCGCTCGCATTCGAGGCTCGGGAAAAATATCCCGGCCGCAGCATTCTTGTGGCTACCGGCAATCGCGATGAAAGCCTTGCCTGTCTGGGCGTAGACGGAACTTCCGAATTCCCCTTCGTGAACTACGAATTGCTCTCTGCCGATGAGGCTCGCGAGAAGCTGGAACGGGACACGATCCTTGTCGGCGATGGCGGCTGTCGCATTGCCAGGGCCCTCGGCCGTGACTGCGACTTCGACAGCGCAACGGCAGACATAACAAGCTTTGCCCGACTTGCTGCCAAGGCGCAGGGCACCATCCCGGCGGTTCCGCTTTATCTGCGCGACCCCGACGCAAAGCCGCAGTCAGAATTCGCGCTCGCGATCAGGGGCATCTGA
- a CDS encoding alpha/beta hydrolase has product MLSLKPKATLIWMLLLHALLAVPHASAMTVVLVPGLGMEGGLWRNVSERLKAEGIESRIVQLPFTSMKDDLAATRRVTETVEGPHVLVGHSYGGMLISQAAKEGATKALIYVAAFQPEEGESLAELNAKFPPVMSADPLIISEDGHFTLKQEVWMRDVANGLAAEEAAYWERAQAAANIGIFSETAEVAGWKQLPVWSVIATEDRTVSPDLQRFMSKRSDAQVVEVGGGHLLPLTHAAEITDVIVKAVDTLD; this is encoded by the coding sequence ATGTTGTCACTGAAGCCAAAAGCGACCCTGATCTGGATGCTGCTGCTCCATGCCCTCCTCGCGGTGCCGCATGCCTCTGCCATGACGGTGGTGCTTGTGCCCGGACTGGGCATGGAAGGTGGGTTATGGCGGAATGTTTCGGAACGCCTCAAGGCGGAGGGAATAGAGAGCAGGATCGTGCAGCTGCCATTCACCTCCATGAAGGACGATCTTGCTGCAACAAGGCGGGTAACGGAAACCGTTGAAGGTCCGCATGTGCTGGTGGGCCACTCCTATGGCGGCATGCTGATCAGCCAGGCAGCCAAGGAGGGGGCGACAAAGGCACTGATCTATGTCGCTGCATTTCAGCCGGAAGAAGGCGAAAGCCTGGCCGAACTGAATGCGAAGTTCCCACCGGTCATGTCCGCCGACCCTTTGATCATCAGCGAGGACGGGCATTTCACGCTGAAGCAGGAGGTGTGGATGCGCGATGTCGCAAACGGGCTGGCAGCAGAAGAAGCAGCCTATTGGGAACGCGCACAAGCAGCGGCAAATATCGGCATCTTCAGTGAAACCGCGGAAGTTGCGGGATGGAAGCAGTTGCCGGTCTGGTCGGTGATTGCGACCGAAGATCGAACCGTCTCGCCTGATCTGCAGCGCTTCATGTCAAAACGCTCGGACGCGCAGGTGGTGGAAGTTGGCGGTGGGCACCTTCTCCCGCTTACCCATGCTGCCGAAATCACGGATGTCATCGTGAAAGCTGTCGATACCCTCGATTGA
- a CDS encoding hemolysin family protein, whose translation MTDTSISALGAVPESEQATPSPDSEEGPSSSAQRQPSRPGLWQALGSFFGLRNNSTIREDLADALDEHTADTTAFSPGERAMLQNILRLRELRVDDVMVPRADIKAVELNTTLRDLLLHIEESGHSRLPVYGETLDDPRGMVHIRDVVGHLIRTSRHRKGRGRNAKTAASQLLDLGHVDLDRTISELNLVRSLLFVPPSMLASDLMARMQAGRIQMALVIDEYGGTDGLVSLEDIVEMVIGDIEDEHDDDEPMIEQKGDGIFLVDAKAEIDDVAKAIGDGFNAGEHAEEVDTIGGMIFNALGRVPARGEVVQAIPGFEFHVVDADPRRVKRVRIVQGRAAERRRRNKVRAGET comes from the coding sequence ATGACAGACACATCTATCAGCGCGCTTGGCGCGGTGCCTGAGAGCGAACAGGCGACACCTTCTCCCGATAGCGAAGAGGGGCCTAGTAGCAGTGCGCAGCGACAGCCCTCACGCCCCGGACTATGGCAGGCGTTGGGGAGCTTCTTCGGACTGCGCAACAATTCCACGATCCGCGAGGATCTCGCCGATGCCCTGGATGAGCATACGGCAGACACAACGGCCTTCTCGCCTGGCGAACGGGCGATGCTTCAGAACATTCTGCGCCTGCGCGAATTGCGCGTGGATGACGTCATGGTACCACGCGCCGACATCAAGGCGGTGGAGCTGAACACGACGCTGCGCGACCTGCTTCTTCACATCGAGGAATCCGGCCATTCCAGGTTGCCTGTCTATGGCGAGACGCTGGATGACCCGCGCGGCATGGTTCATATCCGGGATGTGGTGGGTCACCTCATTCGCACATCGCGCCATCGCAAGGGCCGCGGTCGCAATGCCAAGACTGCAGCCTCGCAACTTCTCGACCTGGGCCATGTCGATCTCGACCGCACGATTTCCGAATTGAACCTCGTGCGCTCGCTGCTCTTCGTTCCTCCTTCCATGCTTGCCTCGGACCTGATGGCGCGCATGCAGGCCGGGCGTATCCAGATGGCGCTGGTCATCGACGAGTATGGCGGCACCGATGGTCTCGTCTCGCTCGAGGACATCGTCGAAATGGTTATCGGCGACATCGAGGACGAGCATGATGACGACGAGCCGATGATCGAGCAGAAAGGCGACGGCATCTTCCTGGTCGACGCCAAGGCTGAGATCGATGATGTCGCCAAGGCCATCGGCGACGGCTTCAATGCCGGCGAACATGCCGAGGAAGTGGACACGATCGGCGGCATGATCTTCAACGCGCTGGGCCGCGTGCCTGCGCGTGGCGAGGTGGTGCAGGCCATTCCCGGCTTCGAGTTTCACGTGGTTGACGCTGACCCGCGCCGGGTGAAGCGTGTGCGTATCGTGCAGGGACGCGCTGCAGAGCGCCGTCGGCGCAACAAGGTGCGCGCGGGCGAGACCTGA
- the ybeY gene encoding rRNA maturation RNase YbeY — protein MAEGILVACAVEAGDWPDEAELEASARRAFAAAAEKTEAPSLFEVSLLFTDDAHIQVLNRDFRGKDKPTNVLSFPAASGVFPGDTTKVLGDIVIARETVEREAEEEGKSFDHHLTHLLVHGFLHLLGYDHESDDEAEEMEAMERLILAGLEISDPYA, from the coding sequence ATGGCTGAAGGCATTCTTGTTGCCTGCGCCGTTGAGGCAGGAGACTGGCCAGACGAAGCGGAGCTTGAAGCTTCTGCGCGGCGCGCTTTCGCGGCGGCGGCAGAGAAGACCGAAGCACCCTCTCTGTTCGAGGTCAGTCTGCTTTTTACCGATGACGCACATATCCAGGTGCTGAACCGCGATTTTCGAGGAAAGGACAAGCCGACCAATGTGCTTTCCTTTCCAGCGGCGAGTGGTGTATTTCCCGGCGACACCACGAAGGTGCTTGGTGACATTGTCATCGCACGCGAGACCGTGGAGCGCGAGGCGGAGGAAGAAGGCAAGAGCTTCGACCATCATTTGACCCATCTTCTCGTTCACGGTTTTCTTCACCTTTTGGGGTATGATCACGAGAGTGATGACGAAGCCGAGGAGATGGAGGCGATGGAACGTCTGATCCTGGCAGGTCTTGAGATCAGTGATCCCTATGCCTAA
- the miaB gene encoding tRNA (N6-isopentenyl adenosine(37)-C2)-methylthiotransferase MiaB gives MEQNSLHHSDAAAAEGNAGATSVAAKKVFVKTYGCQMNVYDSQRMADALAAQGYGPTDSIEEADLVLLNTCHIREKAAEKVYSELGRIRQLKDERAAEGRETIVGVAGCVAQAEGREILRRAPVVDLVIGPQTYHRLPEVVKRARGGEKIVETEYALEDKFEHLPAAQNKVTRKRGVTAFLTVQEGCDKFCTFCVVPYTRGAEVSRPVSQIVAEAKRLAEAGVREVTLLGQNVNGWHGEGADGREWGLGELLFRLAEIPGLDRLRYTTSHPRDMDDALIAAHRDLDKLMPYLHLPVQSGSDRILKAMNRKHTHDDYLRLIERIREARPDIAMSGDFIVGFPGESEEDFQETMRIVREVNYAQAFSFKYSPRPGTPGADMDGHVAEDVKSERLQRLQDLLYQQQREFAQSLVGKQISLLLEKPGREAGQLVGRSPWLQPVIVDERLGEIGQIIDVRISKAGSNSLFAEPVAGPISATEVA, from the coding sequence ATGGAACAGAATTCTTTGCATCATTCGGACGCCGCTGCCGCTGAAGGCAATGCCGGCGCGACTTCGGTGGCGGCTAAGAAGGTTTTCGTGAAGACCTATGGCTGCCAGATGAATGTCTATGACAGCCAGCGCATGGCCGATGCACTGGCCGCGCAAGGTTATGGCCCGACCGACAGCATCGAGGAGGCCGACCTCGTTCTGCTCAACACATGCCATATCCGCGAAAAGGCTGCCGAGAAGGTCTATTCGGAGCTTGGCCGAATCCGTCAGTTGAAGGATGAGCGCGCAGCCGAAGGCCGCGAGACGATTGTCGGCGTTGCAGGATGCGTTGCCCAGGCGGAAGGACGCGAGATCCTGCGCCGTGCGCCGGTGGTCGACCTCGTTATCGGACCGCAGACCTATCACCGTCTGCCCGAGGTGGTGAAGCGTGCGCGTGGCGGCGAGAAGATCGTCGAGACGGAATATGCGCTGGAAGACAAGTTCGAGCATCTGCCGGCAGCGCAGAACAAGGTGACGCGCAAGCGTGGTGTCACCGCTTTCCTTACCGTGCAGGAAGGCTGCGACAAGTTCTGCACTTTCTGTGTGGTTCCCTATACGCGCGGCGCGGAAGTTTCCCGGCCAGTCTCGCAGATCGTGGCGGAAGCGAAACGTCTTGCGGAAGCGGGCGTGCGCGAGGTCACGCTACTTGGCCAGAACGTCAATGGCTGGCACGGCGAAGGGGCGGATGGCCGCGAATGGGGTCTGGGCGAACTTCTGTTTCGCCTTGCCGAAATTCCCGGCCTCGACCGGTTGCGCTACACGACCAGCCATCCCCGCGACATGGATGACGCGCTGATTGCCGCCCATCGCGATCTCGACAAGCTGATGCCTTATCTGCATCTTCCCGTGCAGTCCGGTTCGGACCGCATCCTCAAGGCGATGAACCGCAAGCACACCCATGACGACTATCTGCGCCTGATCGAGCGCATCCGCGAGGCCCGGCCCGACATTGCCATGTCTGGCGACTTCATCGTCGGCTTCCCGGGCGAGAGTGAAGAGGATTTTCAGGAGACCATGCGCATCGTGCGCGAGGTGAACTACGCGCAGGCATTCTCCTTCAAATATTCTCCTCGCCCAGGCACACCCGGCGCCGACATGGATGGTCATGTTGCAGAAGATGTGAAAAGCGAGCGCCTGCAGAGACTGCAGGACCTCCTTTATCAACAGCAGCGTGAATTTGCCCAAAGCCTTGTAGGAAAACAGATATCACTCCTTCTGGAGAAGCCCGGTCGTGAGGCTGGACAGCTTGTGGGACGTTCTCCCTGGCTGCAGCCCGTAATTGTTGATGAAAGGCTGGGCGAAATCGGTCAGATTATAGATGTCAGAATCAGCAAGGCGGGGAGTAACAGCCTCTTTGCGGAGCCGGTCGCAGGCCCTATATCGGCAACAGAGGTAGCGTGA